The Panthera uncia isolate 11264 chromosome B3 unlocalized genomic scaffold, Puncia_PCG_1.0 HiC_scaffold_1, whole genome shotgun sequence genome segment TCTTGGCAATTGGGTGTGACATAGGTTAGTCTGCCACTTCTTTCCTAGAAGAGGAAGCCCCTGTCCAGCTGTGACTCTCCCACTAGAAATGATAGGGTCAGATGAGCTTTTAGAGCAGTTCGGTTCCTGGCACGTGATgaaaagctcaataaatgttaagtgaTTGTACTTCCTCTCCCAATAGAATCTCAGGGTCGTATTGAGCTGAGCTATTAAAAATGAACCCCTTGTACCCTTCcacacattttatagataagcaaACTGATGTTACATCATGTAATTGGACTCCAGAACAATCAGACTCTAGTGGAGGCTGTAATTGGATCCCAGTGGATTCCCGTATGGTGTCCTGTCCCCAGTCTGGAGGTGGCATTGTGCTCTCCGTCTCTAAATCAGGAAGTGGAAAACATTAGGGCCCAGCTCAGTTCTCAGCTCCAAAGGAAACAAACCAGGGGCTGTGGCCTCCCcggtcctcccctccctctccttttctgggGCCCAGACCTCTTGCCCAACTGTACAATCTACAGCAATCTCCTTAGCTTCAGAATTGCAgacatctcggggcgcctgggtggctcagttaagcgtccaacttcagctcaggtcatgatctcacagtccatgagttcgagcgtcacgtcggtctctgtgctgacagctcagagcccggagcccgcttcagatgctgtgtctccctctctctctctctgccccttccttgctcatgatctgtctctctcgctctctctctctctctctctctctcaaaaaaaacattaaaaatcattaaaaaaaaattgcagacaTCTCATGTCTTCCTTCTGGAAGGGGACATGTGCACATGTCACACATACACGCAGAGGCATGCTCACCAGCAAGTAAGCAGACATACAGTACTGTCTATACAGCAGGCACACACAGCCCACATGAGCCCCAGGCAGAAGTGGAGATGAAAATTATCCTTTGAATACTGGTCCTTTACTCCAAAGAACAGGGAGAGGTAGCCCTCAGCAACAGGCCAAAATGTCAGGCAAGGCTAAGGATAGAGAAGCCTGGGCCTGGAGACCTGCCACCTCCTCCTTCTGGCCAGGGCTCAGTGCTGGGTCCCCAGGATCAGTTTAGCGGACTCCCGTGTGGCCCGAGCAGGTTTCGGGAGTGAACATGACCTGCTAAAGAACTGTGACCCTTGGCTGGACTGTGAGTAGGTGCTGTAGCCCATAACCTGGTTGCTTTATGGAGgcggagggtgtgtgtgtgtgtgtgtgtgtctgtctgtctgtctgtgtcagGGCAGGCTTTGACACTGTGCTCAGCCTTTACACCCAGGAGGAACCCCCAAACCTGGCAAGGCTTAAAACCACTTTTAGATAATTCGGCCCGGAAGAAATCTgcgcacttaattttttttctgatttaaaagaaGTACATGctcaatgtaaaaaataaatatgggaaacagaaaaacatggtgtaaaaaggcaaatgaaaagcaCCTGTGTTCCCACCCCTGGCGATAATCACTGTTGACGTTTTGGCAGAGTTAAGATTGCAGGCacataccattttcttttcttccctctcactGAATCTGCaatgagcattttctcatgtcatTCTTCTTTGTAAACCTGTTCGAAGGCCTTGTACCACTGGACTgttgtaccacaatttatttaacttgtGCCCGATTGTTGGACATTCAGGTGGCTTTCGGTTTGTCCCTGTTGTGCAAACCCAGGATCATACATCTTTGTACATGAAGCCGAGAAGCCCCTGCCCAGAGGCACAATCAGGGTGGTGGAGGAGAGTGTAATCCAGGAAAGGCTTCGTGGCTTGGGTTTCAGTAGCTCAGCTGGGTGCACTTTGACCAAGAGAGGATGGCTGGCAAGAACAGGGGAATGAGCTGGGACCCAGCTGCCCCTTCCTGTCCTGGACACGTGCCCTGCAAGTGCCCCTACAGTCTCCAGAGCTCTGGGGCCTGATTCCTGGCCACAAggatccttccttttcttctggggGGGGATCGGACAGGTGATTGCCAAGGCCTCCTATGCCTCCTTCAGGACATAGGGCAGGGTGACTTTGATGCATTAGTCTGCTGTGAGGGCCCTGGGGCCGGTCCTCCCCACCACACCCTGCCAAAATGCGCCCACATACCTCTGCCTACGCAGATGACAACAGGGACCCTTGAGGCTGTAAGCAGAGGGGGCGTTAATTAAGACCAGCTAGAGGAGAGGCCGGGGACCTTTGGGAGCCATGTCCTAGAATCCCATAGGGTGGGCAAGATGGAGGGCAGGACCAGGGCTGTGGCGGCCCAGGGGGAGCTGGGAAGCCACGGGATGGTGCTATGGCTCCACTGTGCATCTGACAAGGAGATGCCTTGCCTTCCCTTTGCTTCCTTCAATGTGCTCGAGGCGCCATGATAGGGAAGGTGGTACGTCACTGGATTCTGAGCGTGCGCATCTATCCCTGAGTCTTGACAGAGGACAGGGAGTGGGGGAGCTGACTTCTGCAGGGCTCCTTGAGGCTATGGGCTCATGGAGAGCTAGTGCCACCATCAGCGATCATTTAATCCAGCCCCTCTTATTGCAGATAGGGAAACCGAGGTGCCAGGTCAAGAAGCTAATGGGGGCGAATCAGAATGGAATCCCAGTGTACCTGACTCCCAAACCCATGAGCCTTATGCTCCCGTGCCCTTCAATTGTACATCTGCACGTCACATCTGCTGGTGTGGGGGAGGCTCCGACAAGGACTCAAAAACTGCCCTCAGGGGTCAGAAGAGACcagtcccggggcgcctgggtggctcagtcggttaagcgtccgacttcggctcaggtcatgatctcgcagtctgtgagttcgagccccgcgtcaggctctgtgctgaccgctcagagcctggagcctgtttcagattctgtgtctccctctctctctgaccctcccccattcatgctctgtctctctctgtctcaaaaataaataaaaatgttaaaaaaaaaaaaaaaaaaaaaaagaccagtccCGCTGGGAATCTGCCCAGAGGAGCCCAGGCACAAGCCTAGTCCAGCAAGCTTGGAAGGAACCTGTCCACATATTATAGTCCCAGGGGCTCCCTGCATTTTGATCcatagagaggaaagaagagggagaagtacTGAGGCCCTGGCATTTATGAGCTCCGCCCCTCCCAAGAACTGCTGTCCCATCTCTGCATGCGGAGAAACTCCTTCCACAGCTGGGTGACAGCCCAAATGGAACTTGTAACTGCTTAATGTGCCAACAGAGCCCCCAGGTGTAGGGCAGCCCAGCACCATCCGTGCCCTCCCTGGGTGAAGAGTTGGGCACTCGGGCCACACGCCGTTCTTTGGGTCCTTCCAGGATTCTGTTAGACATTCtgggagccccagccccagaggtCACACTTCTCCGGGCTCAGAGCCTCTGAGACATGGCCAGGATAGCCTTCTCTTGCTCCTTTGCCTCCAGGCAGGCAACAGCCCTCACTCCTGCCTCATAGCAGGCCAGCCAAGGGACCCTGGCCCCCCATGGACCCACCCTCAATGCCTCCCCCTGGTCTTGCCTGGGactcccctgcccctcactctGTCCCATTCCCCATTATTCCTGGGGCCATGCTCTGTCTTCAGGTTTCCCCAAAACCAACTTTCTAGAATCGAACCACTTCcctgggggaagaaagagaaatggccAGGCTCTGGctgtgaattcttttttatttttatttttttaacgtttattcattttttgatagagagagacagagcgtgagtgggcgaggggcagagagagagggagacacagactcagaagcaggctccaggctctgaactgacagcacagagcctgacacggggcttgaactcacggaccgtgagatcatgcatgacctgagccaaagtcggacacccaactgaccgagccacccaggcgcccctctggctGTGAATtcttgatgggaggtgggagtggAGAAGGGGCCTAGACAAACCTATCCCTGGGGGCAAAATTCCCTCTCCACACTTGTCCCTTTACCATCAGGCCAGAAATGACCTTGGGTAGCACAGAAGCCCCTCCCACTTATAATGTACAATAGAGCATCAGCCATCTCTTTGGATCCTCAGAACAACCTTGTGGGTTGGGGAGGAATTATCATCTgcactttacagataaagaaacccAGAAGGGCATGATTATTTGCCCAAAGTATCAAGGCCAAGACTGACTCTCCGATCTTCAGATTATAAATCCAGGGCAAGACATGACCCTCTCACCCTTCAGCATCATGATggggctgggaaggagagagTAGGGTCCCTGGGGGGGCCTGCCCCCTTTCTCCATACCCCGGCATGTGTGTAGGCTTTGCTGTAAACACATTTATAGGCTGTCTTTCCCTCCTTCAATCAaccctgagcacctactgtgtgtcctTCCCAGGTGGGCATCTACACTCTAGCCCATGAGTGTGTCTACACTTCAAGCTGGGATGTGCAAGTCCAGACTTTAGTGCTCCAGAGGCCCTGCCTTAGATCCCACAGGACTTCCCAAAGCCACAACTAACCTTAGAGGGGAGATTAGTCTAAGGAGCGTCCCCTTAAGACCATAACTGGAGAGAAGCATCCTCCTCTGTGAAGAATCGACAGCAATTAGCACGTGGCCTATGCTGAGCTCTGAGCTAAGCGTGGTCCCATCCAACCCTACAACAATCTTCCTCAACCCAGTATCCCACCAGCCACCAAGTCCTGCCATTATTTCCCAaggcccctccccttctctgcgTCTCCTCACCATTGAGTCCCAGCTGTTTTCAGCTTACCTGAAGCCATGGCAAAACCTCCTATCGGTGTCACAACCAGCTCAGCCCTCTCCAAGACACTCTCCCCACACAGCCATGGGAAGCTTCTGGACCCAAACCCTATCCTATCGCTCCTGCCAAGACCCCTGAAGCCCCCTCAGACCTAAACAGGGCTGCGTGGTCTGGCCGCACACCCCATCtcacccctccctctctaccctgaGAGGCACCAGCCTTCTCCCAGGCTCTCAGAGCGAACATCCCTTATCGAGGCCTCTGCCTGAAATGTGTTCCCCTCCCCTTGCCTTGCCAACTGGTCCTCTTCCTTCTATCTCAGCTCCCAAGCCTTCCCTGTACCTTTGTGTCCGTTCCGTGCCTTGCACATTCTTACGCCCCTTGCTGTCCTTCCCCTTCAGGGCAGGTGTCTTCTCCGCCATCGTGAGCTCCGTGAAGACAGTGcatcctcctccctctctctgctccctgcctttCTCACCTTCGTGTCCCCAGTATCTGTACAGTGCCTGGTGGGGAGCTGATGCTCAACCGATAAGTGTGGACaggataaatgaatgaaccaacTCTATGAGGTGAGTACTGTGGCTACACCCAATTTGTAGACTACGAAAAGGAAACTCTGAGAAGCTCAGTGGCCATctcaaggtcccacagctggcCAGTGGTAAAGGCAGGGTCCGAGGGCCTGAGTTCTTAAACATTTCCCGTCCTGCATCCAGCACCCTGGACTCAGCATCTATCTGTCTTGCTCgcccatcaggctctctgaggACAGCTCAGCtggcccaggctcccctccctggAGCTGCCCCCAGAACCATGGAGAGTCTGAGTGAACTGCAGAACCCTTTGCTGCCTcggagccccgcccccctccatgGCCCTTACCCCTACCCCGAGGCTTCGCCCAGCTGGTCATGCCAGGAGAAGCTCTACTCCTACCTCCTGGGTGGTGCTGGCTCTGCTCGCACCCATCAGCTCCTGGACCCAGGATCCCTGCAGCTGGCCGTGGAGGCCTGGTACAGGCCCACCTGCCTCCTGGGGAGGGACAAGGTCAAGGAAGCCAGGGCAAACAGCTGTGAGACCAGCTTCACAGAGAACAGGGAGCCCCAGGCGGGGCCTACGCTGCGGTCCACAGAACCTGGCCAAGTAGAAGAGGATGTCACCATCCAGACTGTGTCCTACGGGGTTCAAGAGGAGCAGCAGGGCCAGGAGAAtgaccaggaggaggaggaggaggtgagtgCCTGTGTttcaaatgcagattcccaggccagCCTCTAGGTGTTGACATTCAGTGGGCCTGGCTTGGGGCCCAGGAATCTATGTTACCAAAGGAAAGGTATTTCTGGCACAGATTCTGTCCatactttgagaaacacaaaCTTGGGTTGATGACTTaattttttcacgtttatttatttattttgagagagagacagcgtgagtgggggtggggcagaggggagagagagagagagacacagagagagggaaaaagagagagagaacgaaccccaagcaggctccacactgtcagcgcagagcccagcgtggggcccaaactcacaaactgcaagatgttgacctgagctaaagtcagacacaaccaactaagctacccaggtgctccaatggCTTAATTTTGTAATAGCATTTAtcattcttgttttcttaattacataagtaatttaaaaatacagaaaaccgCTGGAAGAGAACATTATTATTTTAGTCGATGATGTTCTAGTCTTTTTTTGTTCAATCTTTTTCTCCCACCCTACTCCCCCCTAAAAAGATCTTGCTGCACATAGTTTTATAACCAGATTTTCCCCTCCAAGCACCATATCTCAGTATAGCTGCACGTAATTTAATATTTGTCTACGAGGTGATTTTTAAGGGTTTCCTGgtatcccattgtatgttcttCCTTCACTTATTAACCCAATCTCCTGGCCACTGGGCGTTGagactttctcttctttcccaatgACTGTCCGATGATACACAAGCCTGCACACTGATACTCGTATTCTTTCTTTGTATGCTTGTGCTAATTCCAAAGGAGGGAATCAGTGGGCCACAGTTCAGGCTTTGGGTAGAGCGGGCCGAGCCCAACCTACACTCCCACCCACAGCAGATGACACTACCTGTGGCCCCACATCGTTGCCACTGGTGATCCTGGGCCCGGTGGCAAAAGCCCACCCGTGTTTTGCAGAGTGATGTGACGTCGACAGACAGTGAAAGTGAAGACAACTTCGTGGCGCTGCCGCCCAGGGATCACCTGGGCCTTACTATCTTCTCCATGCTCTGCTGTTTCTGGCCCCTGGGCATCGCTGCCTTCTACTTCTCCCAGGGGGTAAGAGCACGAGGGGCCCAGGGCATctgctcctgctccctccctccactgGAGGGCTTGACCCTCCATGCGCAGGACCGGGTCAGAGTCCCGCAGGCTGGGGCTGGGTTCCCAACCGTGGGGACACCCCCTTTCACCAGCACCTCTCTCTCCCTAGACCAGCAAGGCCATCTCCAAGGGAGACTTCCGCCTGGCCAGCACCACCTCCCGCAGGGCCCTCTTCTTGGCCACACTCTCCATCGCCGTGGGCGCCGGTCTCTATGTGGCCGTGGTGGTGGCTCTGGCAGCTTACATGTCCCAGAATGGCCATGGCTAGTAGCCAGCAGGGCCTGGCGTCCTGGCTCCCCTGCTCCGCCTGAGGAGGCAGTGAGGCTTGGGGTTGCAAACTCTCTGGAGAGCCCCGGCCCCTGAAGACAACCCACAATCCTGGCTTGTTGTGGGGAGGCCTCCCAGGCTGCAGCCTGCAGGTCTCCACTGTCACTTCTTCTTGtccacagcccccagccccagagcaGAGTCTGGGACACGACCCTCTAGTCCAGGCTATGTCAGGAAGCAAGAGAGAATAGGGCTGCCCATCAAGCCATCTAGGCAGGACCTACCTCTGGCTTGAGGCCGGCTGGGAGCTCAGCCtattctgccccctgccccccacccccgcaacaAAGGGTTGCCTGCCCTGCCAGAAGCCCACTCCCCAACTCTGCCAGCCTCTCCACAGAGAAAAAGCAGGAGGTTACTGGGAGATAAAAGGACACCTGGGGGTAGGGGACCTGACCCAGTTCTCTTGGCTAATCGGAGTCTCCACACTGGGGACAACCTGAGCTTCCCCAACTCCACTCTCTGGCCCCATGAGGCCAAGACCCCCCAGCCAACCCGGAGCGAAATACATAGAGACACCGGGACCCCTTGCTCTTTCCGGCTCTCTCCTGCGGGCTTGTAAGACACCATAGAGTCTAGATAGAGAAGAAGAGTCTCAGGCACGTAAGCTCTGCACCCAAGGCAGGGTCTTAGAGCTTCCTTGCGTAGGAACAAAAGACAGATGTAATGACAGAAGTCCTGCAACATTGCCAGACTACTTAGGCCTCCCTGCTCCACCCCAGGTCCTCACCTCCATCACCCTTTTCTGGGCTCCTCCTGGGAGGTCTTGAGCTAATACCATCCCAGAGAGTGTCCTTAGTGCACCAGTCACTGAGCACAGGGCCCTAGATCCAGCCCTGTGGGAAAGCAGCAAGGAGAGACCCTGGGGAGTCATGAGTGTAAACAAGGGGCAGGATAGAGGACTGGCATGGCTGCTGGGCAGCTCAGCAGTGTTCAGAAgggttcctggaggaggtgttCCTTGAGCAAGGTCTAGAGGGATGAGGAGAATTTATCTAGATTTGTTTCCCCATAACCCTTAGTATTCATGAACAGAGACATGGCAGGAGTCTCCCAAACTATTTGGATTATGCCTAGAGCATCTGGGCTGGAGCCAAACTACAGCCATTTTTGAGGACCC includes the following:
- the SYNDIG1L gene encoding synapse differentiation-inducing gene protein 1-like; this translates as MESLSELQNPLLPRSPAPLHGPYPYPEASPSWSCQEKLYSYLLGGAGSARTHQLLDPGSLQLAVEAWYRPTCLLGRDKVKEARANSCETSFTENREPQAGPTLRSTEPGQVEEDVTIQTVSYGVQEEQQGQENDQEEEEESDVTSTDSESEDNFVALPPRDHLGLTIFSMLCCFWPLGIAAFYFSQGTSKAISKGDFRLASTTSRRALFLATLSIAVGAGLYVAVVVALAAYMSQNGHG